The following proteins come from a genomic window of Kwoniella bestiolae CBS 10118 chromosome 3, complete sequence:
- a CDS encoding ATP-dependent RNA helicase HAS1, which yields MSAVARRDDSLKSAKKRKRPSTTSTTERDEAPQPVTDADSTMAEATSSKVTLDAPSSAVDGARTTPGSTYERVPFSTLNLSNPTMNAIQRIGFETMTEVQARTIPPLLAGKDVLGAARTGSGKTMAFLVPSVEMLSTLRFKPVNGTGVIIISPTRELALQIFGVAKELMQGHSQTFGVLMGGANRKAEADKLVKGVNLIVATPGRLLDHLQNTKGFVFKNLKALVIDEADRILEIGFEEEMKQIIKLLPAENRQSMLFSATQTTKVTDLARISLRPGPLYINVDEEKQASTVDMLEQGYVVCESDKRFMLLFTFLRKNLKKKVIVFFSSCNSVNYHAELLNYIDVPVLDLHGKQKQQKRTNTFFEFCNAPSGILLCTDVAARGLDIPKVDWIIQFDPPDDPRDYIHRVGRTARAGKTGKSLLFLLPSELGFLRFLKVAKVPLNEYQFPQKKIADVQKQLESLISKNHYLNTSARDGYRSYLQSYASYSLKKIFDVNKLDLAKVGKAFGFSVPPKVNISVGTAKAKKERNDDSDEEEDDGVPKKAYYRNRKKGKF from the exons atgtcagctgtaGCTCGTCGAGACGACAGTCTAAAATCCGCCAAAAAGCGAAAACGACCCTCCACTACTTCTACAACCGAGAGGGATGAAGCTCCTCAACCAGTCACCGACGCAGACTCAACAATGGCAGAGGCGACCTCCTCGAAAGTCACGCTTGATGCTCCTTCATCTGCTGTGGACGGAGCGAGAACCACCCCTGGATCAACGTATGAGAGAGTCCCATTCTCTACTTTGAACTTGTCCAACCCCACTATGAATGCGATTCAGCGAATCGGGTTCGAAACTATGACTGAAGTTCAAGCTAGGACTATACCCCCTCTCTTGGCTGGCAAGGACGTGTTGGGAGCTGCGAGGACTGGATCGGGAAAGACCATGGCCTTTTTGGTTCCTAGTGTTGAGATGTTGAGTACACTCAGGTTCAAGCCTGTTAATG GGACCGGAGTTATAATCATTTCCCCAACTCGAGAGCTCGCCCTGCAAATATTCGGCGTAGCCAAGGAACTCATGCAAGGTCATTCTCAGACATTTGGTGTGCTCATGGGAGGAGCCAACCGAAAAGCAGAAGCGGACAAGTTGGTGAAAGGTGTGAATCTGATTGTAGCTACTCCAGGTAGATTGTTGGATCATTTACAA AACACTAAAGGATTCGTATTTAAGAACCTGAAAGCTTTGGTCATTGACGAGGCTGATAGGATTTTGGAGATCGGgttcgaggaggagatgaaacaGATCATCAAGCTGTTGCCTGCTG AAAACCGTCAATCAATGCTCTTCTCCGCCACGCAAACCACCAAAGTCACCGACCTCGCCCGAATCTCCCTCCGACCAGGTCCCCTGTACATAAACGTCGACGAGGAGAAACAAGCCTCAACGGTAGATATGTTGGAACAAGGTTACGTCGTCTGCGAATCCGACAAGCGATTTATGCTGTTGTTCACGTTCTTGAGGAAAAacttgaagaagaaggtcatCGTGTTTTTCTCGAGCTGTAATTCTGTTAATTATCACGCGGAGTTGTTGAATTACATTGATGTTCCGGTGTTGGATTTGCAT GGCAAACAGAAACAACAAAAACGAACCAACACATTCTTCGAGTTCTGCAATGCCCCCTCTGGTATCCTACTCTGTACGGACGTAGCTGCTAGGGGTCTCGATATCCCCAAAGTAGATTGGATCATCCAGTTCGATCCACCCGATGATCCGAGGGATTATATACACAGAGTAGGACGAACAGCCAGAGCAGGTAAAACTGGGAAATCTCTGTTATTCCTCTTACCTTCCGAATTGGGATTCCTGAGATTCCTTAAGGTGGCGAAGGTGCCGCTGAACGAGTATCAGTTCCCTCAGAAGAAGATTGCGGATGTGCAGAAGCAG CTCGAAAGCCTAATCTCAAAGAATCACTACCTAAACACCTCAGCCCGAGACGGCTACAGATCATACCTCCAATCCTACGCTTCCTACTCTCTTAAAAAGATATTCGACGTGAACAAATTGGATCTAGCAAAAGTAGGTAAAGCATTCGGATTCAGCGTACCCCCTAAAGTAAACATCTCGGTGGGTACGGCGaaggccaagaaggagaggaatgACGAtagcgatgaggaggaggacgatgggGTACCGAAGAAGGCTTATTataggaataggaagaaggggaagttTTAG
- a CDS encoding mRNA 3'-end-processing protein YTH1 produces MAAAASSSTPLDPHLGRAADFVRPDFHQVNLDVEGYLKAEKRYKLDSDTQICPLSLTPLGCPLPPSQCPYRHTTPSPANFTLPPPLPPHPREREKKLTVCKHYLRNLCKMGDNCEYTHDWNLRTMPVCVMFVKQGKCELGGECLYFHPRDRRVQCPDYNRGFCLLGGECPRKHIRRRLCGAYQSGFCPDGEGCKLAHPPSDRPQPEEYINPIPPDPTQFTGPPPQLPAGYGRWREYKYDPNAVVVPAPAWVEGGSLSGWRAGGFLSSNARRNDDGHGGHGHGGRSNENREVPQGAPAGYEKKTGWVKDLSTVLCFRCNQYGHFANTCPNQAVPGDRGGLKRERDQ; encoded by the exons ATGGCCGCCGCTGCGAGCTCTTCAACACCCCTCGACCCCCATCTGGGCAGAGCAGCAGATTTCGTCCGACCGGATTTTCACCAGGTCAATTTGGATGTTGAAGGGTATCTGAAAGCTGAAAAGAGGTATAAGCTTGATTCGG ACACCCAAATCTGTCCCCTCTCCCTTACTCCCCTTGGATGTCCTCTCCCCCCCTCACAATGCCCTTACCGCCataccaccccctcccccgcGAACTTCACCTTacctccacccctcccaccccaccccAGAGAACGCGAAAAGAAACTAACAGTATGTAAACATTACCTCCGAAACCTCTGCAAGATGGGCGATAATTGCGAGTACACGCATGACTGGAATCTCCGTACGATGCCTGTGTGCGTGATGTTTGTGAAACAGGGGAAATGCGAGCTGGGAGGGGAATGCCTGTACTTTCATCCTAGGGACCGGAGAGTACAGTGCCCGGATTATAATAGGGGGTTTTGTCTTTTGGGAGGGGAGTGTCCTAGGAAACATATTAGGAGGAGACTTTGTGGGGCTTATCAGAGCGGGTTTTGTCCTGATGGTGAGGGGTGCAAGCTTGCCCA TCCCCCATCGGACCGCCCTCAGCCCGAAGAATATATAAACCCCATCCCACCCGACCCCACCCAATTCACCGGCCCGCCACCCCAACTTCCAGCAGGATACGGCCGATGGAGGGAATACAAATACGATCCCAACGCTGTCGTCGTGCCCGCCCCGGCATGGGTCGAAGGTGGTTCCCTCTCTGGATGGAGGGCAGGAGGTTTTTTGTCGAGTAATGCTAGGCGGAACGATGATGGACATGGCGGACACGGACATGGTGGGAGGTCGAATGAGAATAGGGAGGTACCGCAGGGGGCTCCTGCTGGGTATGAGAAGAAGACTGGTTGGGTTAAGGATCTGAGTACGGTGCTgtgcttt AGATGCAATCAGTACGGCCATTTCGCAAATACCTGTCCTAACCAGGCTGTACCGGGAGATAGAGGTGGActgaagagggagagggatcagTAA